One Phycisphaerae bacterium RAS2 DNA window includes the following coding sequences:
- a CDS encoding Helix-turn-helix domain protein, with product MMPAKAKTPPILRVSVAPAPAESQPAKLAVSEREAAQMLSIGERTLRGLRNAGKVHFTRVGRRVVYRVVDLDTLLQRAKEGGDAPP from the coding sequence ATGATGCCCGCGAAGGCAAAAACGCCGCCGATTCTGCGCGTCTCGGTTGCTCCGGCGCCGGCGGAGTCGCAGCCTGCCAAGCTGGCGGTCTCGGAGCGCGAAGCCGCGCAAATGCTCTCCATCGGAGAAAGAACGTTGCGCGGGCTGCGCAATGCAGGCAAGGTTCATTTTACCAGAGTCGGGCGGCGTGTCGTTTATCGCGTTGTAGATTTAGACACACTCCTCCAACGGGCGAAGGAAGGCGGGGACGCGCCGCCGTGA
- the ispE gene encoding 4-diphosphocytidyl-2-C-methyl-D-erythritol kinase, which translates to MIRREAFAKLNLTLAVRGRRNDGFHELESWAVPIALADELRFDPTDELRLSIESNAAVPLAGDSSNLVLRAARALADAVGRPPLVRIHLVKRIPIGGGLGGGSSDAAATLIALNELWRLNGSFDQLAAIAATLGSDVPFFLSGGQAVMRGRGEILERVEGWRGFSAIVIPSFGVSTADVYRRHAQRAAMSTTRTTSNPSVLPWTVRGAGADQLLPMLSNDLESAAFEIEPRLAELHTRLSGEGGRIVRMTGSGSCLFTLFDDESAARAWSARVRPALAADDRVEVASVLG; encoded by the coding sequence ATGATTCGCCGCGAGGCTTTTGCCAAGCTGAACCTGACGCTTGCGGTGCGTGGACGCCGCAACGATGGATTTCATGAGTTGGAATCCTGGGCCGTGCCCATTGCCCTTGCGGATGAATTGCGCTTCGATCCGACGGATGAGCTTCGTCTGTCAATCGAATCAAACGCCGCGGTACCGCTGGCTGGCGATTCGAGCAATCTGGTTCTTCGCGCAGCCCGGGCATTGGCCGATGCCGTCGGCCGACCACCGCTGGTGCGCATCCACCTCGTCAAGCGCATTCCAATTGGCGGCGGGTTGGGCGGCGGCAGCTCGGACGCGGCGGCAACACTCATCGCGTTGAACGAACTTTGGAGGCTCAACGGGTCATTCGATCAACTCGCTGCCATTGCAGCGACACTCGGATCGGACGTGCCTTTTTTTCTTTCCGGCGGACAGGCCGTCATGCGAGGGCGCGGTGAAATTCTCGAACGCGTGGAAGGATGGCGAGGCTTCTCCGCGATCGTCATTCCGTCCTTCGGCGTTTCCACGGCTGACGTGTATCGCCGTCACGCACAGCGTGCCGCGATGTCAACAACGCGTACAACCTCGAATCCATCTGTGCTGCCTTGGACAGTGCGAGGCGCCGGCGCCGATCAACTGCTCCCCATGTTGTCCAACGACCTGGAATCCGCTGCCTTTGAAATCGAACCGCGCCTCGCGGAGTTACACACGCGATTGTCGGGCGAGGGCGGCCGAATTGTTCGCATGACCGGTAGCGGGAGCTGTCTGTTCACCTTGTTTGATGATGAATCCGCAGCCCGGGCATGGAGTGCACGAGTCAGGCCGGCGCTTGCGGCCGATGACCGCGTGGAAGTCGCAAGCGTGCTGGGATGA
- the spoVG gene encoding Putative septation protein SpoVG, whose protein sequence is MNITEVRIKLVGSNSERLRAFCSVTLDGEFVIRDLKIIDGVNGPFVAMPSRKLADRCRKCGCKNHLRARFCNECGTRLNDNRAIRDAQGRIKLHADVAHPINPSGRERIQAEIIRAYQEELARSAEPGYRPAAFDDDDDLGPSEYDELIDDLKRTAAARSNAARESVSPETEAEATARTCPSPIRAPSHSSGAAKPSGPSGSFSAGIL, encoded by the coding sequence ATGAACATTACCGAAGTCCGGATCAAGCTGGTCGGAAGCAATTCCGAGCGGCTGCGAGCGTTTTGCAGCGTGACGCTGGACGGGGAGTTTGTCATTCGGGACTTGAAGATCATCGACGGCGTCAATGGCCCGTTTGTGGCGATGCCGTCGCGCAAGCTCGCCGATCGCTGCCGCAAATGCGGCTGCAAAAACCATCTCCGGGCGCGATTCTGCAACGAGTGCGGCACGCGATTGAATGACAATCGAGCGATTCGGGATGCCCAGGGGCGCATCAAGTTGCACGCCGACGTGGCACACCCGATCAATCCGTCGGGGCGCGAGCGGATTCAGGCGGAGATCATTCGGGCCTATCAGGAAGAACTGGCCCGCTCGGCCGAGCCGGGGTATCGCCCGGCGGCGTTCGACGATGACGACGATCTGGGGCCGTCGGAGTACGACGAGTTGATCGACGATTTGAAGCGGACGGCTGCGGCGCGCTCCAATGCAGCGCGGGAATCGGTCTCACCGGAAACGGAAGCCGAGGCGACTGCTCGCACGTGTCCGAGCCCAATTCGCGCGCCGTCGCATTCCAGCGGCGCTGCCAAACCGTCGGGACCGAGCGGGTCCTTCAGCGCGGGAATCCTTTAG
- the prkC_6 gene encoding Serine/threonine-protein kinase PrkC, with protein sequence MNPADPQPADSPDDALDERLGELINEFFDRRSRGEPISEDSFLAENPQHADVLREHLRGLHLLEPLSKSGASSSADDTLARPMEGHFGGSSARSNGGESNQPIPTVAGYEVQKPIGRGGMGLVYRAIQISTRRVVALKVLLEGPFATEMARRRFEREISLAAGLRHPNIIPIYDSGTSDGRMYYAMEFIYGLPLSDYLRVHNLSIRDSLQLMLKVFAAVGYAHQRGVVHRDLKPSNILVDGEGEPHILDFGLAKSGALGDVTTSISAPIIGTPAYMSPEQASADPNSVDIRTDVYSLGVVLYEAVCKKLPYDTSGAIGKALQNIAHAEPTFPTKHNPKIDAELAAIALKALEKNKDNRYQSVDGFAQDVRHYLAGEPISAKQATGTYLLKKAVLKHRALVGVCAGLLAMFGISWWTVRQFSRVSTEKEGLHERLARIEEDSAKKDAAIQELVKQGGGGSSAVTDVVLGTLDPQEAKLAQFMRSISGKTRDEQVVSLLAFIASNVPATSESDSTSFKTPNVEEFDRPLASPRPSQYSSTASQPATESAEYQRILQMLQDSAIRAALANQATSQPASSQPSSVAATSQSAQPPTSQPTESAASAPPPSSQPSGT encoded by the coding sequence ATGAATCCCGCAGACCCGCAACCCGCAGATTCCCCGGATGACGCGCTCGACGAACGCCTGGGAGAGCTGATTAACGAGTTCTTCGATCGGCGTTCGCGCGGCGAGCCGATCTCCGAAGACTCGTTCCTCGCGGAGAATCCGCAGCATGCCGACGTGCTGCGCGAGCATCTGCGCGGGTTGCACCTCCTTGAACCGCTAAGCAAATCCGGCGCGTCCTCGTCGGCGGACGACACGCTCGCTCGGCCGATGGAAGGTCACTTCGGCGGATCGTCGGCCCGCTCGAACGGCGGCGAATCGAATCAGCCGATCCCCACGGTCGCCGGCTACGAAGTGCAGAAGCCGATTGGTCGCGGCGGCATGGGCCTGGTCTATCGCGCGATTCAAATTTCCACGCGGCGCGTCGTGGCGCTGAAGGTGTTGCTGGAAGGACCGTTCGCGACGGAGATGGCGCGGCGGAGGTTTGAGCGCGAGATTTCGCTCGCCGCGGGTCTGCGTCACCCGAACATCATCCCGATTTACGACAGCGGCACGTCCGACGGCCGCATGTACTACGCAATGGAGTTCATCTACGGGCTTCCGTTGAGCGACTACCTGCGCGTGCACAATCTCTCGATCCGCGACTCACTGCAATTGATGCTGAAGGTGTTCGCGGCCGTGGGCTATGCCCATCAGCGCGGCGTGGTGCATCGCGACCTGAAGCCGTCGAACATTCTCGTCGACGGCGAGGGCGAGCCGCACATCCTCGATTTCGGCCTGGCAAAGAGCGGCGCGCTGGGCGACGTGACCACGTCGATCTCGGCGCCGATCATCGGCACGCCGGCGTACATGTCGCCGGAGCAGGCTTCGGCCGATCCGAACAGCGTCGATATTCGTACGGATGTCTATTCGCTCGGCGTCGTGCTGTACGAGGCGGTCTGCAAGAAACTGCCTTACGACACGAGCGGCGCCATCGGCAAGGCCCTGCAGAACATTGCCCATGCCGAACCGACCTTCCCAACCAAGCACAACCCGAAAATCGACGCGGAGCTCGCGGCCATCGCGCTGAAGGCGCTCGAGAAGAACAAGGACAATCGCTATCAATCGGTAGATGGCTTTGCGCAGGACGTTCGCCACTACCTCGCCGGCGAGCCGATTTCGGCAAAACAGGCGACCGGTACTTATCTACTAAAGAAGGCCGTTCTCAAGCATCGGGCGCTGGTCGGCGTCTGCGCCGGCCTGCTGGCGATGTTCGGCATTTCGTGGTGGACCGTGCGGCAGTTTTCTCGCGTCAGCACGGAAAAAGAGGGATTGCACGAACGCTTGGCGCGAATCGAAGAAGACTCGGCCAAGAAGGACGCCGCGATTCAGGAACTAGTGAAACAAGGCGGCGGCGGGTCCAGCGCTGTCACCGATGTCGTTCTGGGTACCCTTGATCCCCAGGAAGCCAAGCTCGCACAATTCATGCGGTCGATCTCCGGGAAGACACGTGACGAGCAAGTGGTCAGCTTGCTGGCATTCATCGCGAGCAACGTTCCGGCGACGTCGGAAAGTGATTCGACTTCATTCAAGACGCCGAACGTTGAAGAGTTTGATCGACCGCTCGCCAGCCCACGCCCGTCGCAGTACAGCAGCACCGCTTCCCAACCGGCAACCGAGTCTGCAGAATACCAGCGCATTCTCCAGATGCTTCAGGACAGCGCGATCCGCGCCGCCTTGGCAAATCAGGCAACAAGCCAGCCTGCGTCGAGTCAGCCCTCATCTGTCGCGGCAACGTCCCAATCCGCGCAGCCGCCGACTTCCCAGCCGACAGAGAGTGCAGCTTCCGCCCCGCCGCCATCCTCGCAGCCTTCGGGCACGTGA
- the sigW_5 gene encoding ECF RNA polymerase sigma factor SigW: protein MPESAIGDYNCAGLSQPPAFSRSQKSISGLRPILGRFGRDADDEGIDGRHASITGSPLSDSTETKILIQRARKGNEEATQRLLVMYHPRLRARLLRQMDATMKARIEPEDILQQVYLETFRAIDQFEYQGKDSFLRWMYAILDRKLIDEHRAMRADRRDVRREVKQAPQTAGQTSYVDLMARIMSQTGTPSQAVRRDEAIDVLAECIAALPDHYRDVIQMRFIEGRPVSEVAKQLKRSIGSIHMICHRALRHLREEAERMGIHRDF, encoded by the coding sequence TTGCCCGAATCCGCAATTGGCGATTACAATTGTGCAGGATTATCACAACCACCGGCCTTTTCTCGCTCCCAGAAGTCCATTTCCGGCTTGCGCCCTATTCTAGGCCGGTTCGGTCGGGATGCCGATGACGAAGGCATTGACGGCAGACACGCTTCAATCACGGGGTCGCCCTTGTCCGACTCGACCGAAACGAAGATTCTCATCCAGCGTGCTCGAAAGGGCAACGAGGAAGCAACCCAGCGCTTGCTCGTGATGTACCATCCGCGCTTGCGTGCTCGCCTGCTGCGTCAAATGGACGCCACGATGAAGGCGCGGATCGAGCCGGAGGACATCCTCCAACAGGTGTATCTGGAGACGTTCCGCGCCATCGATCAGTTCGAGTACCAGGGCAAGGATTCTTTTCTCCGCTGGATGTACGCCATTCTCGACCGAAAACTGATCGACGAGCACCGCGCCATGCGGGCCGACCGACGCGACGTGCGCCGCGAGGTGAAGCAGGCTCCGCAAACCGCCGGTCAGACCAGTTACGTCGATCTCATGGCACGCATCATGTCGCAAACCGGCACGCCCAGCCAGGCCGTGCGGCGGGATGAAGCGATCGATGTCCTGGCCGAGTGCATCGCGGCGTTGCCCGATCATTATCGCGATGTGATCCAGATGAGATTCATCGAAGGGCGGCCGGTGTCGGAAGTGGCGAAGCAACTCAAGCGATCCATCGGATCGATTCATATGATCTGCCATCGGGCGCTTCGTCATCTGCGAGAAGAGGCCGAGCGCATGGGGATTCATCGCGATTTTTGA
- the dauA_1 gene encoding C4-dicarboxylic acid transporter DauA: protein MRIAPALRGSLARGYHAPDLKRDILAGLVVGVVALPLSMALAIASGVPPQHGLYTAIVAGGLIALLGGSPVQVSGPTAAFVVILAPIALQFGLGGLMVATMMAGVLLVIAGAMRLGQLIEFIPYPVTTGFTSGIAVVIATMQVRDFFGLKIEHMPEHFHERVQALAQAVPRFHRPDLLIGLLTLAVLVLLPKITRRIPSPFVALPMASVAAYFACRFGTGVEIDTIASRFSYTLDGVTHAGVPQLPPVPIWPWNAPGPSGGDFTLSLATLRALIGPAFAIAMLGAIESLLSAVVADGMTGEKHNPDAELIAQGIGNIASPFFGGIAATGAIARTATNIRSGARSPVASLTHAIFILLAVLLLAPLLGYLPMASMAALLLVVAWNMSEAKHFFHVIRVAPAADVLVLVTCFALTVLFDMMIAVGAGVVLAALLFMRRMAEVSTVQLVSSHPLARQEALPPDVVIYEIAGPLFFGAAQKAMSSLRTVERGIRTVVLDMVSVPVMDATGLVNLESAMEKLRRAGANVIIGGARPPVLKLMAKAGWKGRHEWLSIYGTMEEALRKARDLPRRSLSGRSGVIPVGDAGTQKSR from the coding sequence ATGCGGATCGCGCCCGCGCTTCGCGGCAGCCTCGCTCGGGGCTATCACGCTCCGGATCTGAAACGCGACATCCTGGCTGGACTTGTGGTTGGCGTCGTCGCCCTGCCGCTCTCGATGGCGCTGGCCATCGCATCAGGCGTCCCGCCGCAGCACGGGCTGTACACGGCCATCGTCGCCGGTGGACTCATCGCCCTTCTGGGCGGCTCTCCGGTGCAGGTCTCAGGGCCGACCGCAGCGTTTGTTGTCATCCTCGCGCCGATCGCGCTGCAATTCGGCCTTGGCGGGCTGATGGTTGCCACGATGATGGCCGGTGTGTTGCTGGTGATTGCCGGCGCCATGCGGCTGGGACAACTCATTGAGTTCATTCCCTATCCGGTCACGACGGGCTTTACCTCCGGCATCGCCGTCGTCATCGCAACAATGCAGGTGCGCGATTTCTTTGGACTGAAGATCGAGCACATGCCGGAGCATTTTCATGAACGCGTTCAGGCACTGGCTCAGGCGGTGCCGCGATTTCACCGCCCCGATCTGCTCATCGGGTTGCTCACACTCGCGGTGCTCGTTCTCTTGCCGAAGATCACGCGGCGGATTCCTTCACCGTTCGTTGCACTGCCGATGGCGTCGGTCGCTGCCTACTTCGCCTGTCGCTTCGGCACGGGCGTTGAGATCGACACGATCGCCAGTCGTTTTTCATACACACTCGACGGCGTCACCCATGCCGGCGTGCCGCAACTTCCCCCCGTTCCGATCTGGCCGTGGAACGCGCCGGGGCCAAGCGGCGGAGACTTCACGCTTTCGCTGGCAACCCTCCGCGCGCTGATCGGGCCGGCCTTCGCCATTGCCATGCTCGGGGCGATCGAGTCGCTGCTGTCGGCCGTCGTCGCCGACGGCATGACCGGCGAGAAGCACAATCCCGACGCGGAGTTGATTGCACAGGGCATCGGCAACATCGCATCGCCCTTTTTCGGTGGAATTGCTGCGACGGGGGCGATCGCCCGGACCGCAACCAACATCCGATCGGGCGCTCGATCTCCGGTCGCTTCCCTGACTCACGCCATTTTTATCCTGTTGGCGGTCCTGTTGCTGGCGCCGCTCCTGGGATATCTGCCGATGGCTTCGATGGCGGCATTGCTGCTCGTGGTCGCGTGGAACATGAGCGAAGCCAAACATTTTTTCCACGTAATCCGTGTCGCCCCCGCAGCCGACGTCCTCGTGCTGGTCACTTGCTTCGCGCTGACCGTGCTGTTCGACATGATGATCGCCGTGGGCGCCGGTGTCGTGCTGGCAGCGCTGCTGTTCATGCGGCGCATGGCCGAGGTCTCCACGGTGCAACTCGTCTCTTCGCATCCGCTCGCGCGGCAGGAGGCGTTGCCGCCCGACGTCGTGATCTATGAAATCGCGGGGCCGCTGTTCTTCGGCGCTGCTCAAAAGGCCATGAGTTCCCTGCGCACCGTTGAACGCGGCATCCGCACCGTCGTGCTGGACATGGTTTCGGTTCCGGTCATGGATGCGACCGGCCTGGTCAATCTCGAATCGGCAATGGAGAAGCTCCGCCGCGCCGGTGCAAACGTCATCATCGGCGGAGCGCGGCCGCCCGTGCTTAAGCTCATGGCAAAGGCCGGCTGGAAGGGCCGCCACGAATGGCTGTCCATCTACGGCACGATGGAAGAGGCGCTGCGCAAGGCGCGCGACCTGCCGCGCCGATCGCTCTCGGGCCGCAGCGGCGTTATCCCGGTCGGCGATGCCGGTACTCAAAAATCGCGATGA
- a CDS encoding endonuclease III, producing MADAVAKVIRRFYRELLRAYGSQGWWPGDSPTEVVVGAILTQNTNWRNVEKAIANLKAARLLSWRALRDISTHQLAALIKPAGYFNVKAKRLKCFVTWLWKHHGGSLTRLGRLDKAAARKALLEVNGIGPETADSILVYALCKPSFVVDAYTHRVIRRHGLIEDKPDYHKTQSLFERSIPANAQLYNEYHALIVKVAKSHCKTRANCEGCPLQWHPHDASR from the coding sequence ATGGCCGACGCCGTTGCAAAAGTGATACGCCGCTTTTATCGCGAGCTGCTGCGCGCCTACGGATCGCAAGGCTGGTGGCCGGGTGATTCACCCACCGAGGTCGTGGTCGGCGCGATTCTGACGCAGAACACAAACTGGCGCAACGTCGAGAAGGCCATCGCAAACCTGAAGGCCGCCCGGCTTTTGTCCTGGCGTGCGCTGCGAGACATAAGCACGCACCAGCTCGCGGCGTTGATCAAGCCGGCAGGCTATTTCAACGTCAAAGCGAAGCGACTCAAATGCTTCGTCACATGGCTATGGAAGCATCACGGAGGCAGCCTGACACGACTCGGACGCCTCGATAAAGCCGCCGCACGCAAGGCGCTGCTGGAAGTGAATGGAATTGGACCGGAGACGGCGGACTCGATCCTCGTTTACGCACTGTGCAAGCCGAGCTTCGTCGTGGATGCGTACACCCATAGGGTGATTCGTCGCCACGGCCTGATCGAAGACAAGCCTGACTACCATAAGACCCAATCATTATTTGAGCGCAGCATTCCGGCCAATGCGCAATTGTACAACGAATACCACGCATTGATCGTGAAAGTGGCAAAAAGCCATTGCAAGACACGAGCGAATTGCGAGGGATGCCCGCTGCAATGGCATCCGCACGACGCCAGCCGCTAG
- a CDS encoding CAAX amino terminal protease self- immunity codes for MIAAYELGMIWLHGSALHQQRPFLAAQQLLQWFFSLFGVTGYYLPGAALIAVLLFWHLASRHPWKVEGWPLGGMAGESVLLAIPLLLLNDWIPGLAARSAFAMAGSPSGTVLLQASGNSASQLDDLLLSVGAGLYEELVFRLMIISLLTLLITDVGRVRQSIGVASAVIVSSLLFAAHHYSPIGAEEFTTGGFAFRSAAGGYLAGVYVLRGFGLAVGCHVVYDVMAFLI; via the coding sequence ATGATCGCCGCGTACGAACTCGGCATGATCTGGTTGCACGGCAGCGCGTTGCATCAGCAGCGGCCGTTCCTCGCGGCGCAACAGTTGCTTCAATGGTTTTTCAGTCTCTTTGGCGTTACGGGCTACTACCTGCCCGGCGCGGCGCTCATTGCAGTGCTGCTTTTCTGGCACCTTGCAAGCCGGCATCCGTGGAAGGTCGAGGGCTGGCCCTTGGGCGGGATGGCGGGCGAGAGCGTCTTGCTGGCGATTCCATTGTTGTTACTGAACGATTGGATTCCCGGGCTGGCCGCGAGGTCGGCGTTCGCAATGGCGGGATCGCCAAGCGGCACTGTATTGCTTCAAGCGTCCGGCAATTCGGCAAGCCAATTGGACGATTTGCTGCTAAGCGTCGGGGCGGGGTTGTACGAAGAGCTTGTTTTTCGGCTCATGATCATTTCCTTGCTGACGCTCCTGATTACCGATGTGGGCCGTGTGCGGCAATCAATCGGCGTCGCCTCGGCGGTCATCGTTTCCTCGCTATTGTTCGCCGCGCACCACTATTCCCCGATCGGGGCCGAAGAGTTCACCACCGGAGGATTTGCATTTCGCAGTGCGGCGGGGGGGTATCTCGCGGGCGTTTATGTACTACGCGGCTTCGGCCTTGCCGTTGGCTGCCACGTTGTTTATGACGTGATGGCGTTTCTGATTTGA
- a CDS encoding CHRD domain protein, giving the protein MKTRALAFSTLVCLSIASITTAAPLSWTFPLDGLQETPPVATPGTGDCQLDFDDVTGDWNLLCNFSGLIGTANNAHIHGPALPGVPAGVLVGLSFTPASSGTITGSGTFTPTVLQHVLDGLTYVNLHSTFRPAGEIRGQIVPEPTTALLLGLGALGIVARRSRRR; this is encoded by the coding sequence ATGAAAACTCGCGCTCTTGCCTTTTCGACGCTTGTGTGCTTGTCAATCGCATCCATCACGACGGCGGCTCCCCTGAGCTGGACGTTTCCGCTGGACGGTCTCCAGGAAACGCCGCCGGTCGCCACCCCCGGAACCGGAGATTGCCAGCTCGACTTCGACGATGTCACCGGTGACTGGAACCTGCTCTGCAATTTCAGCGGCCTGATCGGAACTGCGAACAACGCGCACATTCACGGCCCGGCGCTTCCGGGCGTCCCGGCCGGCGTCCTCGTTGGACTGTCATTCACGCCGGCATCGAGTGGAACGATCACAGGCAGCGGCACGTTTACGCCGACCGTCCTCCAGCATGTCCTCGACGGTTTGACCTATGTGAATCTGCATTCGACGTTCCGACCCGCTGGAGAAATTCGCGGGCAGATTGTTCCCGAGCCGACCACCGCGCTGCTTCTGGGGCTTGGCGCATTGGGCATCGTCGCCCGTCGCTCACGGCGCAGGTAA
- the uppP gene encoding Undecaprenyl-diphosphatase produces MSDLLKAIVLGVIEGLSEFLPISSTGHLIIAMPMLKVDGELPSWKVFLYFIQIGAILAVILHFRRHLLNAALASPRGGFASHLITKLVVAMLPAAVIGLPLNDYVEKILEKPLPVGVALILGAIAMVLIERKYRRTTGPGIDDVTLRQAFLIGLAQVVSIIPGTSRAMATIMGGMIAGLPAPTAAQFSFYLAIPTLLGAGLLKLIKYRHAIGSEQAAVLAVGFATSFVVAWVVVAGFMKYLQTRSLTPFAVYRVILGLAVIGWWILAR; encoded by the coding sequence GTGAGCGACCTACTTAAAGCAATCGTCCTCGGGGTCATCGAAGGCCTTAGCGAGTTCCTTCCGATCTCCAGCACGGGCCACCTGATCATCGCGATGCCGATGCTGAAGGTGGACGGCGAATTGCCATCGTGGAAGGTCTTTCTCTATTTCATCCAGATCGGCGCGATCCTGGCCGTCATCCTTCATTTTCGGCGACACCTGCTGAACGCGGCACTTGCGTCGCCGCGCGGCGGATTCGCCAGCCACCTCATTACGAAGCTCGTCGTCGCCATGCTGCCCGCCGCCGTGATCGGTCTGCCGCTCAACGACTACGTCGAGAAGATTCTTGAGAAACCCCTCCCGGTCGGAGTCGCCTTGATCCTTGGTGCGATCGCGATGGTCCTGATCGAACGCAAGTATCGTCGCACCACTGGTCCGGGGATCGACGATGTGACGCTGCGGCAGGCCTTCCTCATCGGCCTTGCCCAGGTCGTTTCGATCATCCCGGGGACCAGCCGCGCCATGGCGACGATCATGGGAGGGATGATCGCAGGCCTCCCAGCGCCGACGGCGGCGCAGTTCTCCTTTTATCTCGCCATTCCGACCTTGCTTGGGGCGGGCCTCCTCAAGCTCATCAAGTACCGGCATGCAATTGGTTCCGAACAGGCGGCTGTGCTGGCGGTGGGATTCGCGACTTCATTTGTCGTGGCATGGGTGGTCGTCGCAGGATTCATGAAGTACCTGCAAACGCGGTCGCTCACTCCATTCGCGGTCTATCGCGTCATTCTGGGGCTGGCCGTCATCGGCTGGTGGATTCTCGCCAGGTAG